The Euwallacea fornicatus isolate EFF26 chromosome 3, ASM4011564v1, whole genome shotgun sequence genome has a segment encoding these proteins:
- the LOC136350416 gene encoding probable E3 ubiquitin-protein ligase makorin-1 — translation MADSELPLEPTAKNQKYCLQYYNTRTCPNASNCTYNHKLRYEVEPVAFLKGTDFFLGEPPTFASEKLCYFHKLGKCIYQDKCRFLHDNDSSLMNHGGSCSEISEIKCVEQLPSTSSQPRQHGDTIIEEQLDSHSNIIIRNSEVSEVRPNHMEVENTDEAASASCLTVGASNRNWADAPEFVPRNKQKSYAEVVNPDAHLNRLDNRKLCPYTTKEGFCVNVSTCSNVHGEFCDMCEKYVLHPYNEEERKKHQQECIKQHEKNMELSFAIQRSKEKSCGVCFEIIMEKASGEQRFGILPNCNHCFCLTCIRKWRQARQFENKIIRACPECRVTSDFVCPSMYWVDTKEDKDKLIDDYKKALSRKDCKYFKRGEGKCPFGNKCFYMHATPDGNKIDVGPPQRQRRHRNVEADMDVLQVMLWDFLDERDLPWQSLADDLEDLVSFFTDSDESDWSDYELFLD, via the exons ATGGCTGATAGTGAACTTCCATTGGAGCCAACTGCAAAGAATCAGAAATACTGTTTACA GTACTACAATACAAGAACATGCCCTAATGCATCAAACTGTACATACAACCATAAATTAAGATACGAAGTTGAGCCAGTAGCATTTCTGAAAggaacagatttttttcttggtGAGCCACCAACGTTTGCAAGTGAAAAATTGTGCTACTTtcataaattaggaaaatgtaTTTATCAAGACAAGTGTAGGTTTTTACATGATAATGATAGCAGTTTAATGAACCATGGAGGTAGCTGTTCAGAAATAAGTGAAATTAAGTG CGTTGAACAGTTGCCTTCAACATCTTCGCAGCCAAGGCAGCATGGTGATACCATTATAGAAGAACAACTAGATTCTCATAGTAACATCATTATAAGGAACAG cgaAGTGTCTGAGGTCCGACCTAATCACATGGAGGTCGAGAATACAGATGAAGCAGCGAGTGCTTCATGTCTGACAGTTGGCGCCAGTAATAGAAATTGGGCGGATGCTCCCGAGTTCGTCCCccgcaataaacaaaaaagttacgcCGAAGTAGTAAACCCAGATGCACACTTGAATAGACTCGACAATAGGAAACTATGTCCATACACGACAAAAGAAGGCTTCTGTGTTAACGTGTCGACCTGTTCCAACGTACATGGAGAATTCTGTGATATGTGTGAGAAATATGTTTTGCATCCATATAACGAAGAAGAAAGGAAGAAACATCAGCAG GAATGCATCAAGCAACATGAGAAAAATATGGAACTATCTTTTGCGATCCAGCGGTCAAAGGAAAAATCGTGCGGCGtctgttttgaaataataatggaGAAAGCGAGTGGAGAGCAACGCTTCGGTATTTTGCCCAACTGCAATCATTGTTTTTGCTTAACCTGCATCAGAAAATGGCGTCAGGCTCGGCAATTTGAGAACAAGATAATCCG ggcTTGTCCAGAATGTAGAGTAACGTCAGACTTCGTGTGTCCAAGTATGTACTGGGTAGACACTAAAGAAGACAAGGACAAGTTAATTGACGATTACAAGAAAGCCCTCTCGCGTAAAgactgcaaatatttcaaacgtGGTGAAGGAAAGTGTCCATTCGgcaataaatgtttttatatgcATGCAACTCCAGATGGGAATAAAATCGACGTTGGCCCACCGCAGCGTCAAAGAAGACATAGAAATGTAGAGGCGGATATGGATGTACTTCAA